Genomic segment of Salvia hispanica cultivar TCC Black 2014 chromosome 2, UniMelb_Shisp_WGS_1.0, whole genome shotgun sequence:
attaaaatattatgtgttaataagaataataatattaatatgtgttaataagaataataatattaaaatattatgtgttaacggataacacgaacacgacacgaacacgcattgttaacggataacatgaacccgacacgaacacgacacgaaattttcgtgtccttaatgggtcgacccaataaggacacgaacacgataagctctgacccaaacccattaatttcgtgccgaTTTGTGTCGTGTTATcatgtcgtgtcaaaaattgacAGCCCTAATTCTGATTTTAGTTGAGGTATAACAAAAACTTATATAAATGTCAAAACTTTTACTATTCATTTTTGAAGTATTTTCATAGTATGATATGTGcatatgaacttaaaaagtgggTAAATCAAGAAAGATGcgagaaaaagtaagtaaaatattagagagaaatataatatttttagaattaagactattttttttggacaattCAAATGGCAAAATtggactattttttgtagacggatggaatataatttttttgtattgcaTGATTATGTTTCTGAACTTTGAAGGATATATTTCCTCTGTTCGATCATAAGTAATcaacttttcattttgaattttctcaCCAAATAATCAATCTTCTTTTTTAGCTAAAACCTCATGGAATTTATATTCTAGTTTCAGTTTTCCTTTGACATATCAACGTGccataaattatatactactattatttttttatttcaattgatCTTGTTATAGTTGAAGTTGTTCGCAGTGAGACATGTGGAAATTTTCCCCCACGTTGGGGGATCCACATAAACTTCggtatcatttttctttctattttggcTATCTTAGATTGATCgttcattatttttgtgtaCATTTCAATACGTGCAAATTAACCACGTTGTTAGGTTTCCATGGTCAACTTTacttaattactagtactactctattttatttagagGCTAGGTAAATGTATATTCTACCCACagcatttatatatattcttcaaCGACGCATTATTGATTGGCTGGAGCAATATCTGTAGATTAGTATCTCCGAAAAATCTGATTGACAACTCAACTTGGATAATTTATTCAACTCTGAACTCATTTTTCTGTAtttgggagtataaaatacgTAGCAACTAATTAGAGAGAGACTAGTCCACTCTTCTTATCTTAAATAAACTAGTGCTCCTACTACAATTACTTCCTCATctcatatcaaataaaatctcattttgATTCCAAatccattttaaaaattatgagaaaataattttgaaaaagtcATGAAATGTGAATTCCACTAcgtaactaaattaaattagtgcaATACATACGCATAACTTATTTAACCaatatagtaaaagtcaaAATGAGTCTTTATTTTGGAGACAGATAGAGCAATATGAACACGAGTTTGGACACGCAACATACATTTCCACATCTAAATCCCCAGgcatttctataaatagaagaccaaccaacaaacaaaactaacaaaCACATAATGGCGTCTCTTCACACTCTCACATTTCTCTTCTTAATTGCCACAAACCTCCATCTCTTCGGAGCTTCCTCATCCAACAACCATGGGTACGACGATTTCCTTGAATGCCTGACCGATCAATTCCAACGCTCAAACTCACCTACCGACACAATCTACAGCCCTCAAAACGCAACCTACGCCACTCTCCTACTCTCACAAAATCTCCGCCCGGCCTCCGCCCTCCCGCGGCGGCCGGACCTCATCGTCACCCCACACCGCGTGTCGGAAATCCAAGCCTCCATCCACTGCTCCCGTGTTCTCAACCTCCAGATCAGAGTCAAGAGCGGCGGCCACGACTACGAAGGCCTCTCCTACGCCTCCGCGTCGGCCCCCTTCGTCATCGTCGACATGAGAAACTTCAGATCGGTTTCCATCGACGAGAAGGCGAAAACCGCGCGTGTGGAGGTCGGCGCAACCCTCGGCCAGCTCTACTACACCATCTCCCGGACAAGCAAAACCCTCGCTTTCCCCGCCGGCGTCTGCCCCACCGTCGGAGTCGGCGGCCACTTCAGCGGCGGCGGCTACGGCATGATCTCACGGAAACACTCCATCGCCGCCGACCACATAATCGACGCTACCCTCATCAACGCAAACGGCCAAATCCTAAACAAAAAAAGCATGGGAGAGGATTTGTTCTGGGCAATCAGAGGCGGCGGAGGTACCAGCTTCGGGATCGTGTTAGATTTCACGGTGACGCTAGTCACCGTGCCAGAAACCGTCACGGTCTTCAACGTGACACGAACGCTGGAGGAAAACGCGACGGAGCTAGTCGATAAATGGCAACACATCGCCGACAAGGTCGACGAGAATCTCCTCCTCAGACTCTTCCTAAACCCTACCAACTCTCCGGCCACCGGAAACCTAACAGTCGCCGCCTCATTCACGTCGCTGTACCTCGGTGGGGCCCGCGACCTTCTCCCTATAATGGCAGAGCAGTTTCCCGAGCTCGGATTGACCGAAGCTGATTGCATGGAGATGAGTTGGGTGGAATCCCTTCTTTTCTTTGCTAACGTAGACAACCAACCCCTAGACGTATTGTTGGACCGGACGCCGGCGAGCGGGTTCGGATCCTCGTATTTCAAAGGGAAATCGGACTACGTGAGTACTCCGATCCCCGTCACCGGTCTTAGGGAGATATGGAACTTCCTTCTACAAGAAGAAGGTTCTAGCCTGCAGTTCAGTCCGTACGGGGGAGTTCTGAACACCTACTCTGATGAGGAAACTCCGTTTCCTCATCGGAGAGGGAATATATTCATGATCCATTATGGGGTGGGGTGGTTAAACCTCAATGAATCGGAAGCGAGTATTGGTTGGATTAGGGGGCTCTACGGCTACATGGCACGCCACGTCACCAAGAATCCACGAGCAGCTTACTTCAACTACAGGGATCTTGATATTGGGAGAAACAATGCAGGGAATACAAGTTACGATCAAGCTAGTGTTTGGGGGCTCagatattttaagaataattttAGGAGATTAGTTCGTGTGAAGACGAAAGTTGACCCCTCGAACTTTTTCAGAAACGAGCAGAGTATTCCGGTGTTGGGATCGTAGTTCGTTGCTATATTTAAACTAATGGTGAATAAAAATGTTGTGAATTTGATTAATGTTTGTATTAGGGAAATAAAGCAATGTACTTGCttctattatatatacatgtatttgGACGTGCCATATTACCCTACTTTATAAAGTACTATGATTGTTGATTTGTGACCACACGCTTGCTAAGTACTcatccctccgtcccactttattCGAGTCGTATTCTTTTTCTGACCATCTCACTTTTATGagtcatttcttctttttaagaaatatctacacatccaaaaaaatttgcaTCTACTAGCTAGAGGGACGGGGGATAATGCTTATGGAATTAATCAGAATTTTACTAAGTCTATGATGTCACACGatcaaatattattgttttttaaatactaTTCTTATATTCGTTTGGTAGCTTTGAAAATACTCTGCCGACCTGGTAAAAGAACACTCGGGTTTCACACTCCCAGCTATTACTATCGTTGTAGGTAGTGTAACTCAATCATGTCGGAGATCCACTGCAAGCGCCGCTGCTTGTTCCTCCAGATGGTGAGGATGGAGCCGAGGAGGGGGTCTGGGGCGGTGGAGTGGTGGCTAGGGTTTTTGAGGAGGAAGATAACGAGGAGAGGTAAAAGGagggagatggagaagaagatgaagaagccATTGACTGCTTGTTTTAAGAGGGTTAATTTAgtcatctttttattgttttcatgGTTTCACTAATTTAACCAAACAACACTACTTGGgctaaactttttttttgacTGAACCAAATAATATACACATCTGTTGTCCATGTATGGAGGAAAGCCCACTATCTACTAATCCTTGATAATTAGTATATAAGCTATCATCCGCTCCTtagaaaacattttatttttaatggaatagaGAGTATTTTAATTCGACTAATCATCGGCTTGAAATCATTGAagaatattcttattttttaaaaaaattgaaaaattctctctttttgtacaaaattaagaagatATCTTTCGTACATCATCTTCGGTTCTATTTAGCAAATCTAtcttaatatttcattaaagaaaataatctctcgatagaaaataacaaaaatattggtTAAATTCGaaatagatagaaaaaaattcactaaagtattgataattataataataagatgatcGATTTACCTCATACGAGAGATAAACTTGCCAAACATTGAAGTTGACTAATTTGTGGATGAACCAAAAGTAAAACCAAAACTATTGATTATGGGCGATGCAATCTATTTTTCAGTATCTAGagaatatatttgttttcacCCTCGAAAAAATGGTGTGATAAAATCTTCCCAtccttattttagttattaaatGAAGCCGTGTCCTAGATGATTGAACTTAAACATTAACCACCTTACTACTATCCCAATATACGTACATTATTTCCGTAATTTCTTATCTAAATAGTTATGTTCCATACTTCAATTGATACCACGAGCAATCGAGCATTGCATTGCGATAGAAGTTGACGATATGCTTAATATTTTAGCAGTCATTATTACAATTTACATGTAGATTTCCTAAATAATGACAAAGTAGtacttatatttaatttagatttagatAATGTGAATTTCACTTTATGCATGTAGAATGCTTTGGGGACATATATGTGCTTTTATTACAAGCTTGAAGAGAAATGAGGGGGGATCCCTGCTGTGTTAAAAATCAGAGCAGGGGATGTTGTGGTTTAAACGAAGGCAATTACAAATGAAACGCAGCATAGaggtaagagagagaaatggagGGCCGGAAGAATATAACACACATACTCctcctaatatttttttttcactttttctatccatttctttatttaattaaaatgcagACGGccaatttaactttatttcattaagtagctattaaaattttatggaaGACTTTTTTACtcctagtattttgttttacaagattatattatacaaatgtattttgttttacaatTGGGGAAAAAAAGGCGAGTCCGTCGCCTTGGCGGCCTCCACACTCCGGCCCAATATCATGTGAGAGGGTTAAATCAGAGTACGCTGTAGCCTGTTAAGGAGGAGGCCTTGACCCACTAACTGCCAGAAGCCCATCTCCCAAGGCCTCACACTTGTGCCTAAAAAATAGAAGCAACTACACGATAGCAGTGTGATTTGAAACCAGACTCATTGGAGCAAGATCTGCCCCTCCGTTGCCAACTGCGCTATGCCCCTGCGGGAAAAACAATTGTACGAGTCTGGGTTCAAACaattgtattttgttttacaatCATAATATACAAATGCCACTTTTACACacctattaaaaaatattaagtactATTACTCACTCAAGAACTAATTATTAATAGACATATTATAAGCAATACTCCCATTCAATAACATTTgtgtaattattaattaattttctaggCCATACTCATTTTTCACAAGCTATAAAAAACAGcgagcaattttttttattttgcaatttttttattcaaatatatgtACTATGAAATTCTATtaactttatcaattaaaaaatttataaattctgatcatgatataataaattagaaatttccactttattagagaaaaatatttattaaattaaaaaaagttaattttaagGAACAAACTTATACgaaaagtattttatatttttaatggagGGAGGGAGGATTaccattgaaatttttattctttacttATTCAAAgctcatcattttttttagaagatataaaaataatttattacgtAGGTGTTCGGTTCGTAAGATTGTATTCCGCGATTAAATAAGTAGTGTATTtagttcatgagattcaatctcacaatttaattttaaatggataataataagataattagTTAAAACTAATTCCgttcaactaaaataatcttacaattcaattctaaattatatcttaatattattttttaaatagataTGTAAAAGTGGTATTagtcataaaacaaaatactaagAGTAAAAAAGTCTtccttaaaattttaatagctACTCaatgaaaaaagttaaattggCCATCcgcattttaattaaataaagacaTGGGTAAAAAAAGTGAACAAAAGAATTAGAAGGAGTAtgtgtattatattattccgGCCcatcatttctctctcttacccCTATACTGCgttttatttgtaattgtaTGCCGTTTAAGCCACAACATCCCCTGTTGTGATTTTTAACACAGTAGGGGATCCTCCCCTATAAATGagtttctaaaataattaatgtaaattaagTTGAaggaaaattattttcaatggCATGTAATCTAAGTGACCAAATAACGAACTTATAATTTGTCAATAACCTAATATGGAAAACTTTACTAATAGCTAGTATAGACAATTTGAAAATTGCTATTGGAAACTTGCACGTTTAATTTACTAGTATCACgcccgtgcgatgcacgactAAATTTAGTCGTTTATGTTCATtatattatatcaatttttggGAATTTTCTACTTGCATGATTGCCTGCCTGATTGGTCCGGGCTGGGTGCATTAGGGGAGGCGTGAATTATCTTAGATTTATAGTACATTAGTTTCCGCCCACACGAATTCAATACGTGCAAATTATCCGCATTGTTAGGTTTCCATGGTAACTTTACTTTAATACTAGAACTACTCTATTTTATACAGAAGCGATTTACATATTCTATCCTCCGTTcccaattaattaacatcaatttcttttttcttctgtCACTATTAATTAactaggggtgggtaggtaaggtataccttaccgaaaccaccataccgTAAATATGGTATGCGAAAAAGTtatacctttaccttaccaaagttttcggaataccttattttcggtatattcggtatgacgaatttccataccgataccatacctcattttcggtataccgtaccgaaatttgatataccttacttttgcggtatacttgactttcaacatcaattaaaatagaaaattagagtatttagaatattatttatattttataattttaaaaataaattaaatataatttattcataattatatttatatttcacaatagattttataatttaaaaatatataaaatattttatatataattgtgtttatatttttgtggtatctaccttagtttacggtatataccgaatttcggtatgcagcggtataccgcggcgtttgaaaattcataccgttaccttaccggaatctttcggtaaggtatcataccgtaccgaaagtcacggtataccgaaaattcggtattttcgatatttttcggtacgataaggccggtatttcgatatttttccccagccctataATTAACACCCTTACTTTCTACTCTTAATAATAGACCCTACattccattcacattttattataaagttaatatagaaataggatccacatttcactaattttttcaaccaatttttctctacgtttcttaaaactcgtgccaagttaaacaatttcaattaatgAGGGTCGGAGGGAACATTCTTCAACAACGCATTATTGATTGGCTGGGGCAATATCTATAAATTATCTCCGAAAAATCTGATTGGCAACTCAACTAGAGATAATTTATTCAACTCTCATATCACTTTTCTGTAtttagtactctctccgtcacACGtgaatagagtcatttttctattttagaaagttacaaaataattgagtcatttctatttttggtaaaaagtaactttctcttttactttattctctccttatctctcttacttaactcacttttactttattcacctttcatttaacacattatttttaaactcGGCGCTAAAGAAAATGCGGCCGTAAACAAGATAAATTCCAATCTTCTTATCCcaaaataataggagtagtacCACTAGTACTTACTTATTCCACCAATTTGAAAATAGACAAGTCCAATCTTCTATCCTAAATAATAGGAGAAGTACCATACTTCCTCGTCTcatctataaaataaaatctcattttgATTCCAAgtccatttttaaaaagtactcctactgtgagaaaatatttttgaaaaagtcATGAAAGGTACATTCCAGTTgttcataataaaatgtaagaaaaatatattagtaaaatataattctccgtatgcaactttatttctACATGCAGTTAAAGCAATATGAACACGAGTTTGGACATGAGCGTACATTTCTACATCTAAATCCCAAGAtctttctataaatagaagaccAACAAAAAAACTAACTTCAACAAAAATGGCCTCTCTTCATACTCTCACATACCTCATCTTAATTTCCACAAACCTCCATCTCTTCGGAGCTTCCTCTTCCAACAACCATGGCTATCACGATTTCGTCGAATGCCTAATCGATCAATTCCAACGCTTAAACTCTGCTACCGACACAATATACACCCCTCAAAACGCAACCTACGCCACTCTCCTACTTTCACAAAATCTCCGCCAGGCCTCAGCCCTTCCGCGGAGGCCCGACCTCATCGTCACCCCATTCCACGTGTCAGAAATCCAAGCCTCCATCCACTGCTCCCACATCCTCGGCCTCCAGATCAGAGTCAAGAGCGGCGGCCACGACTACGAAGGCCTCTCCTACGCCTCCGCGTCGGCCCCCTTTGTGATCATCGACATGAGAAACTTCCGATCGGTTTCAATCGACGAGAAGGCGAAGACCGCGCGCGTGGAGGTCGGCGCAACCCTCGGCCAGCTCTACTACACGATCTCCCGGACAAGCAAAACCCTCGCTTTCCCCGCCGGCGTCTGCCCCACCGTCGGAGTCGGCGGCCACTTCAGCGGCGGAGGCTACAGCATGATCTCACGGAAACACTCTATCGCCGCCGATCATATCGTCGACGCTACCCTCATCAACGCAGATGGCCAAATCCTAAACAAAAAAAGCATGGGAGAGGATTTGTTCTGGGCAATCAGAGGCGGCGGAGGGACCAGCTTCGGGATCGTGTTAGATTTCACGGTGACGCTAGTCACCGTGCCGGAAACCGTCACGGTCTTCAACGTGACACGAACGCTGGAGGAAAACGCGACGGAGCTAGTCGATAAATGGCAACACATCGCCGATAAAGTCGACGAGAATCTCCTCCTCAGACTCTTCCTAAACCCTACCAACTCTCCGGCCACCAGAAACCTAACAGTCGCCGCCTCATTCACGTCGCTATACCTCGGTGGGGCCCGTGACCTTCTTCCTATAATGGAAGAGCAGTTTCCGGAGCTCGGATTGACCAAAGATGATTGCAAGGAGATGAGTTGGGTGGaatctcttctcttctttgcTAATGTAGACGACCAGCCCTTAGACGTATTGTTGGACCGGACGCCGGCGGGTGGGTTCGGATCCTCGTATTTCAAAGGGAAATCGGACTACGTGAGCGCTCCGATCCCCGTCACCGGTCTTAGGGAGATATGGAACTTCCTTCTACAAGAAGAAGGTTCTAGCCTGCAGTTCAGTCCGTACGGGGGAGTTCTGAACACCTACTCTGACGAGGAAACTCCGTTTCCTCATCGGAGAGGGAATATATTCATGATCCATTATGCAGTGGTGTGGTTAAACCTCAATGAATCGGAAGCGGGTATTCGTTGGATTAGGGGGCTCTATGGCTACATGGCACGCCACGTCACCCAGAATCCGCGGGCCGCTTACTTCAACTATAGGGATCTTGATATCGGAAGAAACAACGAAGCTGGGAATACAAGCTACGATCAAGCTAGTGTTTGGGGgcttaaatattttaagaataattttAGGAGATTGGTTCGTGTGAAGACGAAAGTTGACCCCTTGAACTTTTTCAGAGACGAGcaaagtattccagtgttgggatcgtccaaaaaaaaattgcatctactagagggacggagggaatagtgCTTATGGAATTAAGTAGAATTTTACTAAGTCTGTATGATGTCACACGATCAAATATTAGTGTTTTTGTACACAATTAAGAAGATACTATCATTCATACAATCATCTCGGGTTCTATTTCGCAAATCTAtgttaatatttcattaaagaaaataatctctcgatagaaaataacaaaaaaattggttaAATGTGaaatagatagaaaaaaaaatcagtgaagtattaataataataataataataataataa
This window contains:
- the LOC125204270 gene encoding berberine bridge enzyme-like 18 encodes the protein MASLHTLTFLFLIATNLHLFGASSSNNHGYDDFLECLTDQFQRSNSPTDTIYSPQNATYATLLLSQNLRPASALPRRPDLIVTPHRVSEIQASIHCSRVLNLQIRVKSGGHDYEGLSYASASAPFVIVDMRNFRSVSIDEKAKTARVEVGATLGQLYYTISRTSKTLAFPAGVCPTVGVGGHFSGGGYGMISRKHSIAADHIIDATLINANGQILNKKSMGEDLFWAIRGGGGTSFGIVLDFTVTLVTVPETVTVFNVTRTLEENATELVDKWQHIADKVDENLLLRLFLNPTNSPATGNLTVAASFTSLYLGGARDLLPIMAEQFPELGLTEADCMEMSWVESLLFFANVDNQPLDVLLDRTPASGFGSSYFKGKSDYVSTPIPVTGLREIWNFLLQEEGSSLQFSPYGGVLNTYSDEETPFPHRRGNIFMIHYGVGWLNLNESEASIGWIRGLYGYMARHVTKNPRAAYFNYRDLDIGRNNAGNTSYDQASVWGLRYFKNNFRRLVRVKTKVDPSNFFRNEQSIPVLGS
- the LOC125208132 gene encoding berberine bridge enzyme-like 18 translates to MASLHTLTYLILISTNLHLFGASSSNNHGYHDFVECLIDQFQRLNSATDTIYTPQNATYATLLLSQNLRQASALPRRPDLIVTPFHVSEIQASIHCSHILGLQIRVKSGGHDYEGLSYASASAPFVIIDMRNFRSVSIDEKAKTARVEVGATLGQLYYTISRTSKTLAFPAGVCPTVGVGGHFSGGGYSMISRKHSIAADHIVDATLINADGQILNKKSMGEDLFWAIRGGGGTSFGIVLDFTVTLVTVPETVTVFNVTRTLEENATELVDKWQHIADKVDENLLLRLFLNPTNSPATRNLTVAASFTSLYLGGARDLLPIMEEQFPELGLTKDDCKEMSWVESLLFFANVDDQPLDVLLDRTPAGGFGSSYFKGKSDYVSAPIPVTGLREIWNFLLQEEGSSLQFSPYGGVLNTYSDEETPFPHRRGNIFMIHYAVVWLNLNESEAGIRWIRGLYGYMARHVTQNPRAAYFNYRDLDIGRNNEAGNTSYDQASVWGLKYFKNNFRRLVRVKTKVDPLNFFRDEQSIPVLGSSKKKLHLLEGRRE